ATAAATGAATTCCTTAAAAGAATGGATCTTGAATTTAAATTTTAATCTTATAAAAAGACGGAATCCATCTACATTATTAAATAATAAATTTAGTTGTAACTAAAATAAATGTTTAACAAATTTAAAAATTTAATGATTACTTGATAGAATAGCGGATTAATATAAGAGGATGAGTTGGATTTAGAAAGATTAATCAGTCTTGCAGAGTTAAGACAAAAGAAGCTTCTTATCGCTATTTCAATGAAAACCTGTCCTTATGATACCAATGCTATAAAGAATAATAGCATTGGTATAAAAAGATAGTAAAAAGCTTACAAATAGCTTTGTATTTTTTTGCGGCCTTCGCCTTCTTTTCCTTTCGCTCTCTTTTCAGTGATTTCTTTATTAAGTTTGCTCAAGAAAATTTCGTAAGTTTCTCTTTGCTTGGACGAAAGCTGATCATTCAGAATGGTCATTGTCACTTCCTGTATGCTAACAAGAAGGTCTGGATTGCCTGAAAGCATGCCTGTATTGCGGAGCGAATATATAACCGGAATAGCCTTTTTTGTGTCTTCTGTAAGCGCAAGGCTTTCTTGGAATTGCACATCGCTTGGATGCTTAGAAGTATATTTAGTAGCACTCTTTCTTTGTTTCAAAGAAACGACAATTAATTTTGTCTTGCTCATATCCAGCTTGATGACGTGCGTCCGCCCTTTAAACCTGGCTTGAATAGAAAGATTATTAAAGGAAAGATGTTTAATGGAATAAATTTGATTCGGTTTGATAGCCATTGTCAAAGCTTTAAATAACGCACGATGGGAGCAAAAGAGACGTTTATCAATAATTTGACGCCATTGACGGCAAACAAGTCTTAGTTGGCAAAGCGATTTTAAGGGAAATGTTTGGAATATATCGGCAAGGACGTCGATGGGCAAATAATGAACGGAACATTCGTCCTGTTTCATGACATGGGCTGTATAGACGTGACAGACTTTATCTTGGACGGTAGTGCCCTTAAAATCCTCCAGTTCACCATAGTTTATTTCAGTGATCGTAAGATCTTTTTTTTCCTTTACTTCCTTTATTTCTATCTCATTTTTACTGCCAAAACAAGAAGACAGGAAACTAGGGAGCCTCATAAATAACCTCTTTATTTTTATACATAATAGAATTAGAGAATTGAATTTTGATTCGACACCAAAAATCAATTTTTCAACCCTATTGTGGATAAAGTGGAAAAAATCATAATCCTATCGGGCATTAAAGTTAATAAAATTATGGCTAAGAGTTAATTACAGAGCGATTAAAATAAAAAAACTGAAAAATAGCCGATAATTTGATTATTAAGAATTCTATGCCCTTCGCTTTATAAGCAGATTTGAACCAATTTAGCAGTTTCTCTCATTTGGCATATGGCATAGGCGTTTATTTGACAAATTAAAATTTGGACAAGTTGTTTATGCATGAGATCGGCTCATTCATGCTGAAAATTGAAACGAGAAAAAGCGGAGCATCCTCTATAAAGAACGCAATGATTAACGCAGAGAAAATCATTCTCTTTTTTGTCGTTATTTTTTCACTTTATTGAACTCAAAGCGCGGATTAAAACTAAAGGGAACAACTTGGGAAATCAACAGGAAGAAGGGGCGTTTTCGAAGAGAGGTTCTGGTAAGCAACCTCTCTTCATTTCTAAGTTTTGCCGTCTGCTATTGCATTACGGAAAAAGTTTTAGAAGGCCAAAAACATCGACATGATGCCATAAGTATTTTTCTATGGGAGAGCGGAGAATATAAGGAAAGCGAATCTCTGCTTTCTCTTCTCGCTCTATTCCCTTTTCAAAAATCGCCAATTGGTCAATGACTATATCAGTTTTACCGAGCCCATAATTGATTTCTGAATGAAAATGCTTAGGTCCAATGACCAGATCGTGTTCACCAATTAGTTGAGCCATGATGGAGAAATGGGATTCGGATCGGATTAAACAATTGAATCCTCCATGTGCCATCGAAAATAAATCTCTAAGCACAGGATTTTCCCCTTCTTTGGGTTCTGTCACTCCAAAAATGATATCTTGCGTATAGCCGGCTTCTCTAATTTTATCCTTCAATTTTTGCTGGAGAAGAGCGGGTTCTTTATCATCTGTAAAAAGATGAATATAAAGCGGCTGATCTGCATAAATCTGACAAACGTTTAAAAGCTGGGAAATATAGTACTCATCCGGAGGTACCTTGCAAGGATAGTAGTTTTGAGTGGTGGGGCCATCAAGTCTTGTTGCTCCACGACGCCAATGAACCGCGATAGAGGTGCGATCTTTGGGAGGGGTCACTAAGCTTAACGCTTGCTTAGGCTTAATGAGATCTTTGATGAGGTTCTTAAATCCAGCATCCGACCAATCAACTTCCACATAAGCCCCTCTATAGTTTGGCCCGCGTTCAGAAGGGGACTCTGGGAAGTAGCAAATAGAATGAAGTTCTTTTTCTTCCCGCCTTTCTTCTAGCGATTTCTGGGAAAGCTGCGTAAAGGGCTCTTCATTGACATGTTTTTCACTCTTTTTAAATTTTGCCACCTCGTATTCTTTTTCTACATCGCTAAGCACAAGCTCATTAGAAAACTCAAAAGGCTGGAAAGCAAGGGGAATGTTGTATTTA
Above is a window of Candidatus Protochlamydia phocaeensis DNA encoding:
- a CDS encoding F-box protein, which produces MRLPSFLSSCFGSKNEIEIKEVKEKKDLTITEINYGELEDFKGTTVQDKVCHVYTAHVMKQDECSVHYLPIDVLADIFQTFPLKSLCQLRLVCRQWRQIIDKRLFCSHRALFKALTMAIKPNQIYSIKHLSFNNLSIQARFKGRTHVIKLDMSKTKLIVVSLKQRKSATKYTSKHPSDVQFQESLALTEDTKKAIPVIYSLRNTGMLSGNPDLLVSIQEVTMTILNDQLSSKQRETYEIFLSKLNKEITEKRAKGKEGEGRKKIQSYL